GGAGGCGAGCCGAAGTGGGCCGGCCCGGTCCGGCACCGGTGGGAGGAGCGTCTGCCGGGTGGTGGCGTAGGCCCGGCTGACCCGCTCGTTGCGCTGTCTGAGCCGCTCGCGCAGCATGGCGAGGGCGGTGAGGAGGACGCCCAGCAGCACCAGCGAGGCGAGCTGGACGATCAGGTTCTCGGTGCCGAGCGCCCCCCGCACGAACCCGATGACGACCAGCGCCGTCACGGCCAGTGCGGCGATCACCGCGGTGGCCCGCACCCCCGCGAAGCCGGCGACGAAGGCCGGCGCCGCCGCCAGGAGCGGGCCCAGATGGACGTCGGGCGGCGCCAGCACGTCGACCAGGGTGATCAGCACCATCCATGCCAGCGCCGGGCCCAGCAGCGCGACCACGCGTCGCCTGCCACGCATCCACCGGGAGCCCTGCGGCATACCTCTGGGATACACCCCGTCCGGCCCAGGCGCCCGCCGAGCCCCATCGGCCCCAGCCGCGGGCGGCCAGCGGGCGCGGTCCTCGGACAGCCGCCGGGAGACCGCCCGCAGCGGCGGCCCGCGGCGCGCTGCTGCGCGGGGTGGCTCCGCACTGGTACTCCTACGGTGACCAAGGTAAGCCGCTGCGCCTGGGAGGGCCGCATGACAACGGACCGACTGACCGACGTCCACGCCCACTTCGTCACCGCCGGCTACGTCGCCGCCGCCCGGGCGGCCGGCGTCCAGCACCCGGACGGGATGCCCGGCTGGCCGGAGTGGAGCGTGGAGCAGCACCTCGACCTGATGGACCGGGGCGGCATCGGCAAGTCGTATCTCTCGGTCTCCTCCCCGGGCGTCCACTTCGGGGACGACACGGCGGCCCGCGCGCTCGCCCGCGAGGTCAACGAGTTCGGCGCCGGGGTGCGCGCCGAACGGCCCGAGCGCTTCGGCCAGTTCGCCTCCCTGCCGCTGCCCGACGTCGAGGGGGCGCGCGCCGAGGCCGGGTACGCGCTGGACGTCCTCGGCGCGGACGGCGTCATCGTCGAGAGCAACCACCACGGCGTCTACCTCGGCGACCCGCGGCTGGAGCCGCTCTGGGCGGACCTGGACCGGCGGGCCGCCGTGGTCTTCGTCCACCCCACCTCTCCGCCGCACGCCGAGGACCTGGCCCTGGGCCGGCCGCGACCGATGATCGAGTTCATCTTCGACACCGCCCGCACCGCGGCGGACCTGCTCTTCCGCGGTGTGCTGGCACGGTACGGCGGCATCCGCTGGATTCTCACCCACGGCGGCGGGGCGCTTCCGCTGCTGGCCGACCGGATGGAGCTGGTCCGCGGCCTGGTCGGCGACCGGGCGCTGAGCGGCACCGAGGAGGGCGGCGGCCCGACGGTCCTGGAGCAGCTCGGCCGGCTCTGGTACGACATGGCAGGCACGCCGTTCCCGCGCCAGATCGCGGCGCTGGACGCCGCCTTCGGCACCGACCGCCTGCTCTACGGCAGCGACTACTGCTGGACGCCGATCGGCATGGCGCTCGACCAGGTCGCAGCGGTGGACGTGGCCGAGCCGCCGTCCGCCGACGACACCTGGCGCAGTCTCACCAGCCGCAACGCCCGGCGGCTCTTCGGCGGGTGACGCCCGGGCACGTCCGGGCCTCCGGGTCAGCGGGCGGAGCTCAGCGTGCTCCTGCTCAGCGACCAGATCACCATGAGCCCGAGGCCGACGCCGATCACGGCCCACACCGGGGTGTAGGGCAGCCACATGAAGTTGGCGATCACCGCGAGGCCGGCCAGCACCATGGCGGTCACCCGCGCCCAGGTCGTGCCGCGCAGCACGCCCAGGCCGGTCAGGAACAGCAGGACGCCGAGTGCGATGTGGATCCAGCCCCAGGCGGTGAGGTCGAACCTGAACGCGTAGTGCCCCACCACGGCGTAGACGTCGTCCTTCGCCACCGCGGCGACGCCCTGCAGGACGCCGAGGACTCCCTGGACCAGCAGGAGCACGGCGGCCAGCAGCGCGCCGGCCTCGGCCCACGGCCGGTGCCGCCCGTCATCCGCCGGGCCCGGGGGGACCGAGGCCGAGGAGGCCGAGCTGCGTGCTCCGTCGGAACGGCTTGTGGAATGGCTCATGAGGGGATCTCCTCTCCTGCGACCGTTCCCCCCGCTCCGGGATGGGTCGCGTCATCAGCACCGACGCTGCGCGATGAGGGCGAGGGCGACTATCCGGCGGGGCCATTCGGGTGAGTGCCGGTGCCCGGCGGGGAGGACTTCAGGCGTCGTGCGGGACCAG
This DNA window, taken from Phaeacidiphilus oryzae TH49, encodes the following:
- a CDS encoding amidohydrolase family protein → MTTDRLTDVHAHFVTAGYVAAARAAGVQHPDGMPGWPEWSVEQHLDLMDRGGIGKSYLSVSSPGVHFGDDTAARALAREVNEFGAGVRAERPERFGQFASLPLPDVEGARAEAGYALDVLGADGVIVESNHHGVYLGDPRLEPLWADLDRRAAVVFVHPTSPPHAEDLALGRPRPMIEFIFDTARTAADLLFRGVLARYGGIRWILTHGGGALPLLADRMELVRGLVGDRALSGTEEGGGPTVLEQLGRLWYDMAGTPFPRQIAALDAAFGTDRLLYGSDYCWTPIGMALDQVAAVDVAEPPSADDTWRSLTSRNARRLFGG
- a CDS encoding DUF7144 family membrane protein; this encodes MSHSTSRSDGARSSASSASVPPGPADDGRHRPWAEAGALLAAVLLLVQGVLGVLQGVAAVAKDDVYAVVGHYAFRFDLTAWGWIHIALGVLLFLTGLGVLRGTTWARVTAMVLAGLAVIANFMWLPYTPVWAVIGVGLGLMVIWSLSRSTLSSAR